GCGGTTGGCCCTGACCCACTCGACCTGGTCCTGCGTGGGGCCGGTGATGTCACCGCGGTAGTAGTCGTCGTCCTCCGTGCCGGCCACCATGGGGTGCGGCGCGGCGAGCATGCCGTCGGCGAGCGGCGCGAGGAGGTCCTGCTTCTCGTAGATGAGGCCCTCGCGGGTCGGCCCGGCGAGCTCGTACTCGTTGGTCATCGTGAGGGCCCGCGTCGGGCACGCCTCGATGCACAGCCCGCAGAAGATGCAGCGCAGGTAGTTGATCTGGTAGACGCGGCCGTACCGCTCGCCCGGGGAGTACTGCTCCTCGGGCTGGTTGTCCCCGCCCTGGACGAAGATGGCGTCGGCCGGGCACGCCCAGGCGCACAGCTCGCAGCCGATGCACTTCTCGAGGCCGTCGGGGTACCGGTTGAGCTGGTGCCGCCCGTGGTAGCGCGGCTGGGTGGGCACCTTCTCGAAGGGGTACTGCTCCGTGACCATGGGCCGGAACATCGAGGAGAAGGTGACGCCGAACCCGGCGACCGGCGCGAAGATCTCGCCGAGCGGGCCCTTGGGGTCGCGTTCGAACCGCATGGGGGTGTGGGCCCCCACCTCGCCCCGGCGCCGGGCGCGCTTGCCGAGCTCACGCCCGTCGCGGCCGGAGTCCTGGTCCGTCATCGTCCTTCTCCTTCACCCGTGCGGGTGGTGGCACCCGCGGTCTCCTGCGCTCGCTGCTTGCGTGGCGACGGCGGCAAGGCCTGGCCAGGCATGGGCGGCACCGGGAAGCCGCCCGCCATGGCGTCGAACTCCGTCCCGGGGTCGATGACCCGCCCCGACCGTACCGGTTCGGCATCCTCCGGCGGTGCATCGGCCTTGCGGTCGGGCCAGAAGAGCGAGACGACGAGGACGACGACGAGCAGGGCCGCGAGGCCGAGGAACACGTTGCGCAGCTCGAGGTCACCGAACTGGAGCAGCCCCTGGAGCACCGCCACGGCGACGAGCCACACGAGGGCCGCCGGGATGAGGACCTTCCAGCCGAGCTTCATGAACTGGTCGTAGCGGAAGCGCAGGAGTGTCCCGCGCAGCCAGAACATGAAGAACATGACGAGCCACACCTTGGCGACGAACCACAGCACCGGCCACCAGCCGGTGTTGAGCATCCCGTCGCCCACGAGGGTGAGCGGCCACGGCGCGCGCCACCCGCCGAGGAAGAGCGTGGTGGCCACGGCGGAGACGTTGAGCATGTTGACGTACTCGGCGAGGAAGAACCACGCGAACTTCATCGAGGAGTACTCGACCATGTGGCCGGCGACGAGCTCGCCCTCGGCCTCGGGGAGGTCGAAGGGCAGCCGGTTGACCTCACCCACCATGGAGATGAGGTAGATGACGAACGCCGGCGCGAGGGCGACCGCCCACCACATCTGCGACTGCGCCTCGACGATCTGGGACGTCGACATCGAGCCCGACACGAGGAACACGCTGACGAGGGCCAGGCCCATGCTCAGCTCGTAGGAGATCACCTGCGCCGAGGAGCGCACCGCGCCCAGCAGGGGGTAGGTGGAGTTCGACGACCAGCCGCCGAGGACGATGCCGTACACCCCGACCGCGGTGACCGCGAGGATGTAGAGCACGGCCACGGGCATGTCCGTGAGCTGCAGCGGCGTGACGACGCCGAAGATCGACACCTCCGGGCCGAACGGGATGACGGCGTAGATGAGGAACGCCGAGAACGCCGCGATGAACGGGGCGAGGACGTAGATGAACCGGTCGGCGCCCTTGAGGTTGATGTCCTCCTTGAGGAGGAGCTTGAGGGCGTCACCCATCGACTGCAGGAGGCCGAACGGGCCGTTGACGTTGGGCCCGGGGCGCGTCTGCATGCGGCCGAGGATCCGCCGCTCCGCCCAGATGGCGATGAGCACGGAGACGAGGAGGAACACGATGATCGCGACGGCCTTGACGACCCAGATCCACCACGTGTCGTTGCTGAAGTCGGCTGCCGTGCCGGCGGCCATGGGAACGATCATCGGGGCACCTCCAGGGTGACGACGGCACCGGCCCCGGCGCCGAGCATCTCGTGCACGTGCGATCCGGGGGAGTTCTCCGGCAGCCAGACGACGTGCTCGGGCATCGTCGTCGTGACCATCGGCAGGGTGATCGTCCCGGCCGGGCCGCGGACGGCCAGGGGCTGGCCGTCGCGCAGGCCGAGGGCCGCGGCGGTGGCGGCGCTGACGCGGACGACGGGACGGTGCGCGGTGCCGGCGAGGTGCGGGTCACCCTCCTGGCCGCGCCCGGAGTCGAGCTGGAGCTTCCACGTCGCGAGGACGGCCTGGCCGCCCCGGACCGCGGGCGGCTCGGCGGCGCGGACCTGCGGGGCCTGGGCGCGGGGCCCCTCCCAGCCGACGAGCTCGTCGAGCTGGGCGTGGACCGCGGCGAGCGTGGCGCAGCCGAGCGCGACGCCCATCTCCGTGGCGAGGGCGTCGAGGACCTGTCGGTCGGAGAGCGCCCGGGAGACCAGCACCTGGCCGAAGGGGCGGGGGCGCCCCTCCCAGTTGACGAACGTGCCGGCCTTCTCGACCGGCGGGGCGACGGGCAGCACGACGTCGGCGTGGTCGGTCACCGCGGAACGGCGGACCTCGAGCTGGACGACGAAGCCGGCGGCGGCGAGCGCCGCGTGGGCGAGCGCCGGGTCCGGCAGGTCGCGCGGCTCGACGCCGCCGACGAGGAGCCCGCCGAGGGCGCCGTCGCGCGCGGCGGTGAGGATGGCGGTGAGGTCGCGCCCGGGCGCGGCGGGCACGTCGGCGCCCCACACGCCGCCGACGTCGACGCGGGCCTCGGCCTCGGTGGCCGGGCGGCCGCCAGGGAGCAGGCCGGGCAGCAGCCCGGCCTCGACGGCGGCGCGCTCCCCCGCCCGGCGCGGGACCCACGCCACGCGGGCGCCGGTGCGCCCGACGAGGCGCTCGACGGCGCTGAGCGTGCCGGGCAGCGCCCCGGCGCGCTCGCCGACGAGGACGACCGAGCCGGGGGTGGCCAGGGCCTGGGCGACGGCAGCGAGGTCGGGCTCGGCGGAGGTGGGGACGAGGGCGTCGAGGACCTCGGCCTCGGTGCCGGGCGCGGTCGGCACCAGCCGGGCGCGCATCTTCGTCGCGCCCCGGGTGGCCAGGGGCGCCAGCGCGGCGACCTGGACTCGGCCGGCGACGACGCCCTTGCGCAGGCGCAGGAACACCGCGCCGGCCTCGTCCTCGGGCTCGAGGGCGACGAGCAGGACGTGCGGGGCGTTCTCCAGGTCGGTAAAGGTGACGTCCATGCCGGTCCCGGCGACGCGGGCGGCGAGGAAGGCCGCCTCCTCGTCCGAGTGGGCGCGGGCGCGGGCGTCGACGTCGTTCGTGCCGAGGACGGTGCGCGCGAAGCGCGACCAGGCGTAGGCGTCCTCGAGGGGGAGGCGACCACCGGGCAGCACGCCGACGCCGCCGGCCTCCCGCGCCCGGGCGAGCCCGGTCGCGGCCAGGTCGAGGGCCTCCGACCAGCTCGTCGGGACGAGCGCGCCGGTCTCCTCGTCACGGACGAGGGGGACGTCGAGACGGTCGGGCGCGCTCTGCCAGCCGAAGGCGAAGCGGTCCTTGTCGGTGATCCACTCGTCGTTGACCTCGTGGTCCTCACCGGCGAGGCGGCGCACGACGACGCCCCGGCGGTGGTCCACGCGGATCGCCGAGCCGCTGGAGTCGTGCTCGGCGACGCTCTCGGTGGAGACGAGGTCGAACGGGCGCGCCCGGAAGCGGTAGCCGGCCGAGGTGAGCGCACCGACGGGGCAGATCTGGATGGTGTTGCCGGAGAAGTAGGAGGAGAACGGCCGTCCGGAGCCGTCGAGCTCAGCCACGCCCATGGGGCCGCTGGCGAAACCGGCGACGGGGCCCGCCTCCCCGAACGGGCCGACGACCTCGTCGGTGAACGCCTGGCCCGCGTGCGAGCCGTGGAGGTCGAAGTCGAGGACGCGGGCGTCGAAGGTGCCGATCTGCTGGCCGGGCACGCTGTGGATCTCCCGGCCGGGGGCGCCGCCGCCACGGCCCTGGAGGTCGATGAACGGGTCGCCGGCGATCTGCGCGGAGAACCGGGTGCAGCGCTGGCACAGGACGCAGCGGTCGCGGTCGAGGAGGATCTGGGTGGAGACCTTGACCGGCTTGGGGAACGTCCGCTTGACGTCGACGAACCGGCTGGTGGCCCGGCCGTTGCTCATCGCCTGGTTCTGCAGGGGGCACTCGCCGCCCTTGTCGCACACCGGGCAGTCGAGCGGGTGGTTGATGAGGAGGAACTCGATCATCGAGTGCTGCGCCTTGTCGGCGACCGGCGAGGTGTGCTGGGTCGCCACGACCATGCCGGGGGTGGCCTCGAGCGTGCACGAGGTCTGCGGCTTGGGCATCGCCCGCAGGTTGCCCTCACGGTCGGGCGTGGCCACCTCGACCAGGCACTGGCGGCAGGCGCCGACCGGCTTGAGGAGCGGGTGGTCGCAGAACCGCGGGATCTGGATCCCGACCTGCTCCGCGGCCCGGATGACGACGGTGCCCTTGGGCACCTCCACCTCGAGCCCGTCGATGGTGAGGCTCACCGTCTGCGGGGAGGACTGCACGGCGGCGGTCGTCGCCTGGGTCATCGAGCACCTACTTCGGAGAAAGCGGCCGAGGCCTGGTACGGGAAGAGCTCGGCGGCGGGGGTGTGCATCCCGGCCTCGAACTCCTCGCGGAAGTGGGCGATGCCGCTCTGGATGGGGGCGGCGGAGGCGTCACCGAGGGCGCAGAAGGAGCGCCCGGCGATGTTGGCAGAGACGTCGAGCAGGAGGTCGATGTCCCCCGGCACGCCGCGCCCCTGCTCGAGGCGGTGCATGACCTGCTTCATCCAGTAGGTCCCCTCGCGGCACGGGGTGCACTTGCCGCAGGACTCGTGCTGGTAGAAGTCCGTCCACCGGGAGATGACCCGCACCGCGGAGACCGTCTCGTCGAAGACCATGAGCGCGCGGGTGGCGAGCATCGAGCCCGCCGCGCCCACCGACTCGTAGTCGAGCGGGACGTCGAGGTGCTCCTCGGTGAGGATCGGCGTCGAGGACCCGCCCGGGGTCCAGAACTTCAGGCGGTGCCCCGCCCGGACGCCGCCGGCCATGTCGATGAGCTCGCGCATGGTGATGCCGAACGGCGCCTCGTACTGGCCGGGGCGCTCGACGTGGCCGGAGAGGGAGAAGATGCCGTGCCCGGCGGACTTCTCGGTCCCCATCGAGGTGAACCAGTCCACTCCCCCGCGGATGATCCCGGGGACCGAGGCGATGGACTCGACGTTGTTCACCACGGTCGGGCGCGCGTAGAGGCCGGCGACGGCGGGGAAGGGCGGCTTGAGGCGCGGCTGGCCGCGCATGCCCTCGAGGGAGTCGAGCAGCGCCGTCTCCTCGCCGCAGATGTAGGCCCCGGCCCCGGCGTGGACGGTGATCTCGAGGTCGAAGTCGCCGCGGGGTCCGGTGCCGGTGCCGATGAGCCCGGCCTCGCGCGCCTCGCGGACCGCCGCGAGGAGCCGGCGGTAGACGTGGACGACCTCGCCGCGCAGGTAGATGAAGGCGTGGGTGCACCCGATGGCGTAGGCCGTGATCGCGACGCCCTCGAGGAGGACGTGCGGGTTGGCCAGCATGAGCGGGATGTCCTTGCAGGTGCCCGGCTCGGACTCGTCCGCGTTGACGACGAGGTAGCGCGGGCCGCCGTCGGCCGGCGGGAGGAAGGACCACTTGAGCCCGGTGGGGAAGCCGGCGCCGCCGCGGCCGCGCAGGCCGGAGGCCTTGACGGTCGCCACGACGTCCTCGGGCGTGGAGCCCAGCGCCTGGGCCAGGCCCTCGTACCCGCCGTGGGCGCGGTACGTGGCCAGGGTCCACGGCTTGTCCGCGTCCCAGGTGTCGGTGAGCACGGGCGTGAGCACGGTCGCGTCAGCCACGGGATCCTCCCTTGTCCGGCCCCTTGCCGGGTTCGACCACGGTCTGGGGCGCCGTGTCCGACGGCGTCGTCGGCTTGCGCTCGGCGCTGGAGTGCACGCCGCCGGTCTCCTGCGCGCCGGCCGGCTCGGCGGCCTGCTCGCCCACGCGGGGCTCGGTGGACGGGTCGGCGGGGCGGCCCATGTCGGGGGCCCGCCAGCCGCGCTCGCGGGCCAGGCGCAGCCCCACGAGGCTCGCCTCGCCGGCGGCGACGCCCTCGTCGGCGCGGCCGTCGTCGAAGCCGGCCAGCACCCGGGAGACCTCCTTGAAGGTCGCCACGCTGGCGGCGCCGCGGGTCGGCGCGACGGGCTCGCCGGCGCGGAGCCGGTCGACGACCTCGACCGCGCTGCGCGGCGTCTGGTTGTCGAAGAACTCCCAGTTGACCATGACGACCGGCGCGTAGTCGCAGGCCGCGTTGCACTCGATGCTCTCGAGCGTGATGGCCCCGTCGTCCGTCGTCTCGTCGTGCCCGACGCCGAGGTGGTCGGCGAGCGTGGCGTAGATGGCGTCGCCGCCCATGACGGCGCACAGCGCGTTGGTGCACACGCCCACGGTGTAGGTCCCGTTGGGGTGGCGCTTGTACTGCGTGTAGAACGTCGCGACCGCGGAGACCTCGGGGCGGGACAGGCCGAGGACGTCGGCGCACAGCGCGATGCCGTTGGCGCTGACGTACCCGTCCTCGGACTGGACGAGGTGGAGCATCGGCAGGAGCGCCGAGCGCGGCTCGGGGTAGCGCGCGATGATCTCGAGCGCCTCGGCGCGCAGGCGCTCCTCGGTGGTGGGCTCGTACCCGGTGACGGCCATCAGCGGTCCACCCCTCCCATGACGGGGTCGATCGAGGCGAGGGCGACGACGACGTCGGCCAGCTGGCCGCCCTCGGTCATCATCGCCATCGACTGCAGGTTGGAGAACGACGGGTCCCGGAAGTGCGCCCGGTACGGCTTCGTGCCGCCGTCGGAGACGAGGTGGACGCCGAGGACGCCGCGGGGGTGCTCGACGGCCTGGTGGACCTGGCCGGCCGGGACGTGGAAGCCCTCGGTGACGAGCTTGAAGTGGTGGATGAGCGACTCCATCGAGGTGCTCATGATCTCGCGGATGTGGTCGCGGGAGTTGCCCTGGCCGTCGGAGCCGATGGACAGCTGCGCCGGCCACGCGATCTTCTTGTCGGCGACCATGACCGGACCCGGCGTGGCCTCGAGGCGGTCGAGCACCTGGTAGACGATCTTCAGGGACTCGTAGCACTCGTCGAACCGCACGGCGACGCGGTTGTACGCGTCGGAGTAGTCCCGGGTGATGACGTCGAAGTCGTAGGTCTCGTAGCCGCAGTAGGGCTGGAGCCGGCGCAGGTCGAGCGGGTAGCCCGTGGCCCGG
The sequence above is a segment of the Georgenia faecalis genome. Coding sequences within it:
- the nuoE gene encoding NADH-quinone oxidoreductase subunit NuoE, producing MAVTGYEPTTEERLRAEALEIIARYPEPRSALLPMLHLVQSEDGYVSANGIALCADVLGLSRPEVSAVATFYTQYKRHPNGTYTVGVCTNALCAVMGGDAIYATLADHLGVGHDETTDDGAITLESIECNAACDYAPVVMVNWEFFDNQTPRSAVEVVDRLRAGEPVAPTRGAASVATFKEVSRVLAGFDDGRADEGVAAGEASLVGLRLARERGWRAPDMGRPADPSTEPRVGEQAAEPAGAQETGGVHSSAERKPTTPSDTAPQTVVEPGKGPDKGGSRG
- the nuoI gene encoding NADH-quinone oxidoreductase subunit NuoI, with amino-acid sequence MRFERDPKGPLGEIFAPVAGFGVTFSSMFRPMVTEQYPFEKVPTQPRYHGRHQLNRYPDGLEKCIGCELCAWACPADAIFVQGGDNQPEEQYSPGERYGRVYQINYLRCIFCGLCIEACPTRALTMTNEYELAGPTREGLIYEKQDLLAPLADGMLAAPHPMVAGTEDDDYYRGDITGPTQDQVEWVRANRPDDASLAAVRPVAAAKGARQ
- a CDS encoding NADH-quinone oxidoreductase subunit G; this translates as MTQATTAAVQSSPQTVSLTIDGLEVEVPKGTVVIRAAEQVGIQIPRFCDHPLLKPVGACRQCLVEVATPDREGNLRAMPKPQTSCTLEATPGMVVATQHTSPVADKAQHSMIEFLLINHPLDCPVCDKGGECPLQNQAMSNGRATSRFVDVKRTFPKPVKVSTQILLDRDRCVLCQRCTRFSAQIAGDPFIDLQGRGGGAPGREIHSVPGQQIGTFDARVLDFDLHGSHAGQAFTDEVVGPFGEAGPVAGFASGPMGVAELDGSGRPFSSYFSGNTIQICPVGALTSAGYRFRARPFDLVSTESVAEHDSSGSAIRVDHRRGVVVRRLAGEDHEVNDEWITDKDRFAFGWQSAPDRLDVPLVRDEETGALVPTSWSEALDLAATGLARAREAGGVGVLPGGRLPLEDAYAWSRFARTVLGTNDVDARARAHSDEEAAFLAARVAGTGMDVTFTDLENAPHVLLVALEPEDEAGAVFLRLRKGVVAGRVQVAALAPLATRGATKMRARLVPTAPGTEAEVLDALVPTSAEPDLAAVAQALATPGSVVLVGERAGALPGTLSAVERLVGRTGARVAWVPRRAGERAAVEAGLLPGLLPGGRPATEAEARVDVGGVWGADVPAAPGRDLTAILTAARDGALGGLLVGGVEPRDLPDPALAHAALAAAGFVVQLEVRRSAVTDHADVVLPVAPPVEKAGTFVNWEGRPRPFGQVLVSRALSDRQVLDALATEMGVALGCATLAAVHAQLDELVGWEGPRAQAPQVRAAEPPAVRGGQAVLATWKLQLDSGRGQEGDPHLAGTAHRPVVRVSAATAAALGLRDGQPLAVRGPAGTITLPMVTTTMPEHVVWLPENSPGSHVHEMLGAGAGAVVTLEVPR
- the nuoH gene encoding NADH-quinone oxidoreductase subunit NuoH, encoding MIVPMAAGTAADFSNDTWWIWVVKAVAIIVFLLVSVLIAIWAERRILGRMQTRPGPNVNGPFGLLQSMGDALKLLLKEDINLKGADRFIYVLAPFIAAFSAFLIYAVIPFGPEVSIFGVVTPLQLTDMPVAVLYILAVTAVGVYGIVLGGWSSNSTYPLLGAVRSSAQVISYELSMGLALVSVFLVSGSMSTSQIVEAQSQMWWAVALAPAFVIYLISMVGEVNRLPFDLPEAEGELVAGHMVEYSSMKFAWFFLAEYVNMLNVSAVATTLFLGGWRAPWPLTLVGDGMLNTGWWPVLWFVAKVWLVMFFMFWLRGTLLRFRYDQFMKLGWKVLIPAALVWLVAVAVLQGLLQFGDLELRNVFLGLAALLVVVLVVSLFWPDRKADAPPEDAEPVRSGRVIDPGTEFDAMAGGFPVPPMPGQALPPSPRKQRAQETAGATTRTGEGEGR
- the nuoF gene encoding NADH-quinone oxidoreductase subunit NuoF, whose translation is MADATVLTPVLTDTWDADKPWTLATYRAHGGYEGLAQALGSTPEDVVATVKASGLRGRGGAGFPTGLKWSFLPPADGGPRYLVVNADESEPGTCKDIPLMLANPHVLLEGVAITAYAIGCTHAFIYLRGEVVHVYRRLLAAVREAREAGLIGTGTGPRGDFDLEITVHAGAGAYICGEETALLDSLEGMRGQPRLKPPFPAVAGLYARPTVVNNVESIASVPGIIRGGVDWFTSMGTEKSAGHGIFSLSGHVERPGQYEAPFGITMRELIDMAGGVRAGHRLKFWTPGGSSTPILTEEHLDVPLDYESVGAAGSMLATRALMVFDETVSAVRVISRWTDFYQHESCGKCTPCREGTYWMKQVMHRLEQGRGVPGDIDLLLDVSANIAGRSFCALGDASAAPIQSGIAHFREEFEAGMHTPAAELFPYQASAAFSEVGAR